From Endozoicomonas sp. 8E, the proteins below share one genomic window:
- a CDS encoding pyridoxal phosphate-dependent aminotransferase, with protein MKDIEKSLKLENVCYEIRGPVLREARRLEEEGQRVLKLNTGNPAPFGFDAPEEIIQDVILNLPNSQGYTDSKGLFSARKAVMHYCQQKDFPGVELEDIFIGNGVSELVVMAMQGLLNNGDELLIPAPDYPLWTAAANLSGGRAVHYLCDEQSDWYPDLDDIRSKITAKTRGIVVINPNNPTGAVYPPELLQEIIEIARQHSLIIFADEIYDKILFDGTEHTAMASLADDVFMISFNGLSKSYRAAGFRSGWMVASGPKHKARDYLEGLEMLASMRLCSNVPAQHAIQTALGGYQSINDLVLPGGRLLAQRDVIYERLNQIPGVSCVKPKGALYVFPKLDPKKYPIHDDEQLVLDLLIQEKILLVQGRAFNWPDPDHLRIITLPRVEDLEMVGDKLERFLSRYKQ; from the coding sequence ATGAAGGATATTGAGAAGTCCCTGAAACTGGAAAACGTCTGCTACGAAATACGTGGTCCGGTATTGCGCGAAGCCAGAAGACTGGAGGAAGAAGGCCAGCGTGTTCTGAAACTGAACACAGGCAACCCTGCGCCTTTTGGCTTTGATGCACCTGAAGAGATTATTCAGGACGTCATTCTCAACCTCCCCAACTCCCAGGGCTACACCGACTCCAAGGGCTTGTTTTCGGCACGCAAGGCCGTGATGCACTATTGTCAGCAGAAAGATTTTCCCGGTGTCGAGCTGGAAGACATTTTTATCGGTAATGGCGTCAGCGAACTGGTCGTCATGGCCATGCAGGGATTACTGAACAACGGTGATGAATTGCTGATCCCGGCGCCGGACTACCCTCTCTGGACTGCGGCAGCCAACCTTTCAGGAGGCAGAGCGGTTCACTACCTCTGTGACGAGCAATCTGACTGGTACCCTGACCTGGATGATATTCGCAGCAAAATCACCGCCAAAACCCGGGGCATTGTTGTCATCAACCCTAACAATCCAACGGGTGCCGTTTACCCACCTGAACTGCTGCAGGAAATCATTGAGATTGCCCGCCAGCACAGCCTGATTATTTTTGCTGACGAGATCTACGACAAGATTCTCTTCGACGGAACAGAGCACACGGCCATGGCATCTCTGGCGGATGATGTGTTCATGATCTCATTCAACGGGCTCTCCAAATCTTATCGTGCAGCCGGTTTTCGTTCTGGCTGGATGGTTGCCAGTGGCCCCAAGCATAAAGCCAGGGACTATCTGGAAGGTCTGGAAATGCTGGCTTCCATGCGTCTGTGTTCCAACGTTCCTGCCCAGCACGCTATTCAGACGGCGCTGGGGGGTTACCAGAGCATCAATGACCTCGTTCTTCCCGGCGGCAGACTCCTCGCACAGAGAGATGTGATTTACGAGCGCCTGAATCAGATCCCCGGTGTCAGCTGTGTCAAACCCAAGGGAGCCCTGTACGTGTTCCCGAAACTGGACCCGAAAAAGTATCCGATTCACGACGACGAACAGCTGGTACTCGACTTGCTGATTCAGGAAAAAATTCTGCTTGTGCAGGGTCGTGCCTTCAACTGGCCAGACCCGGACCATCTCAGGATTATTACCCTGCCCCGGGTTGAAGATCTGGAGATGGTGGGCGATAAACTTGAACGATTCCTGAGCCGATACAAACAATAA
- the msrB gene encoding peptide-methionine (R)-S-oxide reductase MsrB: MKVEKTDAQWQTELTEEQYYVCRQKGTERPFSGEYVHFDGLGRYSCVCCDQILFESTTKFDAGCGWPSFWEVVDKEAVNYIEDKSLGMDRTEVVCSVCNAHLGHVFPDGPEPTGLRYCMNSVALQFKADK, encoded by the coding sequence ATGAAAGTTGAAAAAACCGATGCCCAATGGCAGACAGAGCTGACTGAAGAGCAGTATTATGTCTGTCGGCAAAAGGGTACCGAACGGCCTTTTTCTGGTGAGTACGTTCATTTTGATGGCCTGGGTCGTTATAGCTGTGTCTGCTGTGATCAAATCTTGTTCGAATCCACGACCAAATTTGATGCCGGCTGTGGTTGGCCCAGCTTCTGGGAAGTCGTGGATAAGGAGGCGGTAAATTACATTGAAGACAAAAGCCTGGGTATGGACCGGACAGAAGTGGTGTGTTCAGTCTGCAACGCGCATCTGGGGCATGTATTTCCTGATGGGCCGGAGCCTACAGGGTTGAGGTACTGCATGAATTCGGTCGCTCTTCAGTTCAAAGCAGACAAGTGA
- a CDS encoding response regulator — MPIRFRDRLSFKQARNTVVIAFILGLFLSLYLVIIDYRSQVRQIDATIETYIDITRTPAARIAYNIDKELANELVLGLIKSPTIVRAEIVEASGSILAAVSKEPQQDKARPFTDMLFGASRTYIRELKVPFDEDEPLGWLKIVADTRPISTQFFDRAIFTLVTGLVKTFLLSLVLSIMFYHMLTKPLLNMTEKMVEHPENSNKIQLPEPKGHENDEIGLLTRTINHYLNNIHHHLHHRRLAEEQLREHLAELETIIARRTRDIRKNNQTLEKTNRQLEKARSQALETASQRAVQLSSLSHEIRTPLNAVLGMLSIALNDELTELQHQRLTIARDSGSHLIRLLNDILDLSRLESGKMILEEIPFDLRNSMEDVVVLAGQSTFTKGVPIYCDIDPTLPDEILGDPTRFHQVVTNLIGNAAKFTDEGDIRIWLDCQKTTGNHLDIMLNISDTGIGIPESALDEIFKPFAQASSDTSRRFGGSGMGLPLTQSIVTNMGGQLSVMSEPGEGSTFSVRLPFRYKSREEKVSVSADIRGNQIVLDGSEALQSCCSHLLAHWNISHRQTSNNKIGDLPDWADILITENEDLARNAGQDNPSLKVIYAAHAPLDNGTDTLVWLPLPLTRKLFIQALEKTRTIRPQVSQPLPDTLKIQHPKNRDYSVLVVEDNPINRMVAEGMLEQLGYKVELAHNGESCLAACQQKNYDLILMDCNMPVMDGLTTTHRLRDQIATRETPIIALTANAMNQHRKQCLDAGMNDHLAKPFNKEQLENTLTRWLIA, encoded by the coding sequence ATGCCAATCCGTTTCAGGGATCGACTGTCATTCAAACAGGCACGTAACACCGTTGTCATTGCCTTTATACTGGGGCTGTTCCTGAGTCTGTATCTGGTGATCATCGACTACCGGTCTCAGGTCCGGCAAATTGACGCCACCATAGAAACCTATATTGATATCACCAGGACTCCAGCTGCCCGCATTGCCTACAACATTGATAAAGAGCTGGCCAACGAGCTGGTGTTGGGACTCATCAAATCGCCCACCATCGTCAGGGCAGAAATTGTTGAAGCATCGGGTTCAATTCTTGCCGCTGTGAGTAAAGAGCCGCAACAGGATAAAGCCCGCCCCTTTACCGATATGCTGTTTGGTGCCAGTCGAACCTATATTCGGGAGCTCAAGGTTCCCTTTGATGAAGATGAACCGCTCGGCTGGCTTAAAATCGTTGCCGACACCCGCCCTATCAGCACTCAGTTTTTTGATCGGGCCATCTTTACCCTGGTGACCGGCCTGGTCAAAACCTTCCTGCTGTCACTGGTTCTGTCGATCATGTTTTATCACATGTTGACCAAGCCTTTGCTGAACATGACAGAAAAAATGGTTGAGCACCCGGAAAACAGTAACAAGATTCAGCTTCCGGAGCCCAAGGGGCATGAGAATGATGAGATAGGCCTGCTGACCCGCACTATCAACCATTATTTGAACAACATTCATCACCATCTGCACCACCGGCGACTGGCTGAAGAACAGTTACGTGAACATCTGGCTGAACTGGAAACCATTATTGCCCGGCGGACCAGAGATATTCGCAAAAACAACCAGACGCTTGAGAAGACCAACCGTCAGCTTGAAAAAGCACGCAGCCAGGCACTGGAAACTGCCAGTCAGCGAGCCGTACAGCTGTCGAGCCTGAGTCACGAAATCAGAACACCACTCAATGCAGTTCTGGGCATGCTGAGTATTGCCCTCAACGACGAACTGACTGAACTACAACATCAGCGTTTAACCATTGCCAGAGATTCTGGTAGTCATCTGATCCGTCTGCTCAACGATATCCTGGATCTTTCCCGACTTGAGTCGGGCAAGATGATTCTTGAAGAAATCCCTTTTGATCTCAGAAACTCAATGGAAGATGTTGTGGTGCTTGCAGGACAATCCACATTTACCAAAGGGGTTCCGATCTATTGTGATATTGATCCCACCCTGCCAGACGAAATCCTGGGTGACCCAACCCGTTTTCATCAGGTCGTGACCAACCTGATAGGAAATGCCGCAAAATTTACCGATGAAGGTGACATTCGTATCTGGCTCGATTGCCAGAAAACCACCGGGAATCATCTTGATATTATGCTGAACATCAGTGACACCGGTATCGGTATCCCTGAATCGGCGCTGGACGAAATATTCAAACCCTTTGCCCAGGCCAGCAGTGATACCAGTCGCCGTTTCGGGGGCTCAGGTATGGGTCTGCCTTTGACCCAGTCCATAGTCACTAACATGGGTGGACAACTGTCTGTCATGTCAGAGCCCGGAGAAGGCAGCACATTTTCTGTCCGCTTGCCATTCCGTTACAAATCAAGGGAAGAAAAAGTATCGGTTTCTGCTGATATCAGGGGTAACCAGATAGTGCTCGATGGCTCAGAAGCTTTGCAAAGCTGTTGTTCTCATCTTTTGGCGCATTGGAATATCAGCCACCGACAAACCTCTAATAACAAGATCGGTGACCTGCCCGACTGGGCAGATATTCTGATTACAGAAAATGAAGATCTGGCCAGAAATGCCGGTCAGGATAATCCGTCACTGAAAGTGATTTATGCCGCTCATGCGCCTCTGGATAACGGCACGGACACCCTGGTCTGGCTACCACTCCCTCTGACCCGGAAATTGTTTATCCAGGCACTGGAGAAAACCCGGACTATCCGTCCTCAGGTCTCCCAACCGTTACCTGACACCCTGAAAATCCAACACCCAAAAAACAGAGATTATTCGGTTCTGGTCGTCGAAGATAATCCCATCAACAGAATGGTGGCGGAGGGAATGCTTGAGCAGCTGGGCTATAAGGTAGAGCTGGCTCATAATGGCGAGAGTTGTCTGGCAGCCTGTCAGCAAAAAAACTATGACCTGATTCTGATGGACTGCAATATGCCAGTTATGGATGGGTTAACCACCACTCACAGACTACGAGATCAGATAGCAACCAGGGAGACGCCCATCATAGCCTTAACCGCCAACGCTATGAATCAGCACAGAAAGCAATGCCTGGATGCAGGAATGAACGACCATTTGGCTAAACCTTTCAACAAGGAGCAGCTTGAAAACACTCTGACCCGCTGGTTAATAGCCTGA